Below is a genomic region from Triticum dicoccoides isolate Atlit2015 ecotype Zavitan chromosome 5A, WEW_v2.0, whole genome shotgun sequence.
atccgggactccgaactaacttcggtacatcaaaatgcataaactcataataactgtcatcgtaacgttaagcgtgcggaccctacggttcgagaataatgcagacatgactgagacacatctacggtcaataaccaatagcgggacctagatgcccatattggctcctacatattctacgaagatctttatcggtcagaccgcataacaacatacgttgttccctttgtcatccgtatgttacttgcccgagattcgatcgtcggtattcaatacctagttcaatctcgttatcggcaagtctctttactcgttccgtaatacatcatctcacaactaacatattagttgtaatgcttgcaaggcttatgtgatgtgcattaccgagagggcccagagatacctctccgacaatcggagtgacaaatcctaatctcgaaatacgccaacccaacatctacctttggaaacacctgtagagctcctttataatcacccagttacgttgtgacgtttggtagcacacaaagcgttcctccggtaaacgggagttgcataatctcatagttacaggaacatgtataagtcatgaagaaagcaatagcaacatactaaacgatcgggtgctaagctaatggaatgggtcatgtcaatcagatcattcacctaatgatgtgatctcgctaatcaaataacaactcattgttcatggttaggaaacataaccatctttgattaacgggctagtcaagtagaagcatactagtgacactttgtttgtctatgtattcacacatgtattatgtttccggttaatacaattctagcatgaataataaacatttatcatgaaataaggaaataaataataactttattattgcctgtagggcatatttccttcaatagacaTATGTCAGATACAAGTTCGCGCAGATTATGCAGGGTGCCAGATTCATGGAAACACTCTCTCTTAGAATGCACGGTCGCTCGATGTACTTGGGCGCTACTGGAGGAAGATCTTGGTTTCGATATAGCTACCACATCTAAACCGGGGGCAAAGAATTGGTTGTTTGCACTGATGGAGAAGCTATCACACGACAAGTTTGTGCTTACGGCGGTAACACTCTGGGCCATATGGACGAAAAGCTATCCATGAAGCGATTTTTCAAACCCCACATGCAACAAAATACTTCGTCAATCGCTTCATCAGGGATTTAGAGGTGGTGAAGGAGAAGAGAGCTacgatccctactcatagggtaacAAGCGTGCCGGCTGCACCTGCCAGACGACCTACTGCACCACCAGCGAACTTCGTTAAGATACATGTGGACGCAGGGATCAGGGCACAGAGAAGAGGGTCAGCTGCCGCTATCTGTCGAGACAGTCATGGCGTCTATTTAGGCAGTGCGGCATTGATAATCGATGGGGTGTATGATCCCGCAACCATGCAGGCTATAGCCTGCCGAGAGGCTATTTCATTAGCACAAGACCTTCAAGTCCATAATCTTGTCATATCTTCAGATTCAAAACAGGTGGTCAATGACATTGTGAAGGGCAGTCAAGGGGTGTACGGAGCTATCATCAACGAAATTCAAGCCAGATCGGAGGCCTTTTCTTGTAATTTCATTTATGAAAgtcgaatagttactttagaagctCATAAACTAGCTAAGTTTGCTCTTACTTTAGCTCAGGGGCGTCATGTGTGGCTTGGCTGGCCAGATGACCCAGTTTGTATCCCAGTCTCTGTGGAGTTTAATCAATAACAGGCTTTTACCCCTAAAAAAAAATCTCTTCGTTTGTCTTGCCTAAAAAAAAGATCTCCGTTTGTCGCCACTCAAAAAAAAAATTCTCCGTTTGTCTTTTTTAGAACAGTCTACTTGTCTGCCATGGAGTCCGAAATCAGCGCGGCGCTCGAGATTATCCGTGGCAACTGTGACACCGTCACGGTGTCAGTCATATGCTCGCATGATTCAGACTCCGGCTGGGCCGCGGGGACCTGCACAAACTCGGCTCTCTCCCAGGCTGCTGCTAAAAGGCGCCCGCAACCCCGCGAGCCAGGTCACCAAACGCGAGCCTCCCGTCGCGTCCCAAACTCGATCGCACCGCACGCACGAGGGATCACGATCGGAGAAGAGGGCGCGATCGCAGCCGCGCCGGAGCCCAAAGCGCGTCCTGTTCGAGGAGCAGCAGCCATGGCGCACCACGCATCGGCGGCGACGGCGCAGAAGCGGAAGTGCCCCAACGGGGAGACGGCCGGCATGTGCGCCGGCGGCTGCGGCTTCTTCGGCGCCGCCGCCACCGGCAACATGTGCTCCAAGTGCTACAAGGATCACCTTCTCGCCGCCTCGACCGCGcctccggagaagaaggccaagatggCCGTCTCCGTCGCGTCAGCCGATGCTGCAGTCAAGGTCGAACCCTCCGTGGCGTCCGCGAAGCTGCCGGCGGTGAGGGCGAGCCGGTGCGCGGCGTGCCGCAAGAAGGTGGGGCTGCTGGGCTTCCTGTGCCGCTGCGAGGGCACCTTCTGCAGCGTGCACCGCTACTCGGACAAGCACGACTGCGGATTCGACTACAAGACCGCCGGCCAGGAGCGAATCGCCAAGCACAACCCGCTCGTGGTCGCGGACAAGATGACCGGAAGGATCTGAAGGCCACAAGACCGCCAGAATCGACCAGACGACGAAACCATCGAACATGTGCCGTTCGTTGTAGCCCAAACCTGTAATCAGTCTTGGAAATGAACTTGTAAGATTACATAGTCTGGGAAGTGAAGTTCTTGTGTAAATTACATAGTCTGGGAAGTGAAGTTGTTCGATCCGTTGATCGATTGAGTTCTTGTAAACTACATTATGCATCCTTTGTAGTAATAATGAAACTGGTGATCACATGTTGTTGAGGTGCGGTGATATATACTCTCTTTGtcccaaaataaatgactcaagactcattttgtactaactttgtacaagTTGAATCATTTATTTTGAGACAGGGGGAGTAGTATCTTGCAGTGTCCGTTAATAATATGCGTGGATTTGTTTAGCTCATGGTTGCCTACGTTTGTAAACAAAGGAAGTATTAAACATTTTAGGTATTGTGGCACTGTACTAAACGATTTGGAGATATAGGAGTGAGTTTGCTTTAAATATAAAAAAGGATCTGTAACTCTTTCGCTTTGAATTGAATGAACTCCTCATCAGTTTAGAtagttgatacgtcttcaacgtatataTAATTGTTGAACTATTCATGCCATAT
It encodes:
- the LOC119298122 gene encoding zinc finger A20 and AN1 domain-containing stress-associated protein 7-like produces the protein MAHHASAATAQKRKCPNGETAGMCAGGCGFFGAAATGNMCSKCYKDHLLAASTAPPEKKAKMAVSVASADAAVKVEPSVASAKLPAVRASRCAACRKKVGLLGFLCRCEGTFCSVHRYSDKHDCGFDYKTAGQERIAKHNPLVVADKMTGRI